From a region of the Paramagnetospirillum magnetotacticum MS-1 genome:
- a CDS encoding thioesterase family protein has protein sequence MKSTLAAGLTATRRYEVDKGRTIGFMGDEARVYNTPALIYDMEVTARDLLLEHSDAGEDSVGTRVEVDHLAPTLLGQWVEITVTVEEVKGPGVTFSFTARDSLDNIGKGVHKRFVVGVDATKARLLAKAEKAKAAS, from the coding sequence ATGAAGAGCACGCTGGCCGCCGGTCTCACCGCCACCCGCCGTTACGAGGTCGACAAGGGCCGCACCATCGGCTTCATGGGTGACGAGGCGCGGGTCTACAACACCCCGGCGCTGATCTACGACATGGAGGTCACCGCCCGTGATCTGCTGCTGGAGCACTCCGATGCCGGTGAGGACTCGGTGGGCACCCGTGTCGAGGTCGACCATCTGGCGCCGACCCTGCTGGGCCAGTGGGTGGAGATCACCGTCACCGTGGAAGAGGTCAAGGGTCCCGGCGTGACCTTCTCCTTCACGGCCCGTGACTCTCTCGACAATATCGGCAAGGGCGTGCACAAGCGCTTCGTGGTCGGTGTGGACGCCACCAAGGCTCGCCTGCTGGCCAAGGCCGAGAAGGCCAAGGCGGCATCATGA
- a CDS encoding molybdopterin-dependent oxidoreductase, producing the protein MSAAPVGGGGSKVEKVQTYCYQCVAGPDLMTVKVVDGVATEIEPNFKAADTHPAEGKVCVKAFGLIQKSYTPHRILTPMKRTNPKKGKDQDPGFVPISWDEAMSTIAERLKTIRAEGLLDAQGYPKFAASFGGAGTPTQYMGSLTAFLSAWGPIDFGFGSGQGVKCYHSEHLYGEFWHRGYVITPDTPRAKYIISCGTNTEASSGVCGVYRHAEARAQGAIRVQVEPHLSVTGACSAEWLPVRPKTDAAFLMTLLNVLVHEAPRERLDLDFLKTTTSSPYLVGPDGWYLRDPETNKPLLWDEKTNSAVPHDTPGAVPALEGRFTVSHAITLGADEDRWEHRDVEGVTAFTKFVDHVKDYTPAWGAKVCDVPEGRIRKIANDYLDHACVGQTIEIDGQVMPYRPVAVVLGKTVNNGWGGAECCWARTMLAVLVGALEVPGGTVGTTIRINRPAANRLESFEGTLDGFMHYPFNPTDKDSWKANPVIRNAYKMLVPLVGNSSWSPALGPTQFSYMFLDEPQDQIPRATFPEFLLVYRTNPVISFWDTDRVASVVSRMPFVVCFAHTRDETNHFADILLPDATDLEGTQLIRIGGTKFQEQFWKTQGFALRQPSVKPQGEARDFTDIATDLAVRTGLLEKYNAAINRGSHGVPLKGPNWDFSIPLDKAPSLEEVWDASCRSASAELTDGAESQGLDWWKQNGFRTVAFSETNWFLTPALKAKGLRYELPYQERLTRIGRQLANRLKEAGITWWDHQLTEYRPLMEWHDFPGYWEQSVIEHGGKVADFPFWVVTARSMQYAWGSNMHIPLMREVSGHIKGHDGVVMNPEAARKVGVKEGERIVVTAPTGKSVAGRVVLSQGIRPDTILMMSQFDHWATPIAKDFDVPSMNRLTAMTMQLTDATGSAADLTRVAIRKARPDEQGRSGEKGRRA; encoded by the coding sequence ATGAGCGCCGCCCCGGTCGGGGGTGGGGGAAGCAAGGTCGAGAAGGTCCAGACGTACTGCTACCAGTGTGTGGCGGGGCCTGACCTCATGACCGTGAAGGTGGTCGACGGTGTCGCCACCGAGATCGAGCCCAATTTCAAGGCGGCCGACACCCACCCGGCCGAGGGCAAGGTTTGCGTCAAGGCGTTCGGGCTGATTCAGAAGTCCTATACGCCGCACCGCATCCTGACCCCCATGAAGCGGACCAACCCCAAGAAGGGCAAGGACCAGGACCCCGGTTTCGTGCCCATCTCGTGGGACGAGGCCATGAGCACCATCGCGGAGCGGCTGAAGACCATCCGCGCCGAAGGCCTGCTGGACGCCCAGGGCTATCCCAAATTCGCAGCCTCCTTCGGGGGCGCGGGAACGCCCACCCAGTATATGGGCTCGCTCACCGCCTTCCTGTCCGCCTGGGGGCCCATCGATTTCGGCTTCGGCTCGGGCCAGGGCGTCAAGTGTTATCACTCCGAGCATCTCTATGGCGAGTTCTGGCATCGCGGCTATGTGATCACGCCCGATACGCCGCGCGCCAAATACATCATTTCCTGCGGCACCAATACCGAGGCCTCCTCGGGCGTCTGCGGCGTCTATCGCCACGCCGAGGCCCGCGCGCAGGGCGCCATCCGCGTCCAGGTGGAGCCCCATCTGTCGGTGACCGGAGCCTGTTCGGCCGAGTGGCTGCCCGTCCGGCCCAAGACCGATGCCGCCTTCCTGATGACGCTGTTGAACGTGCTGGTCCACGAGGCCCCGCGTGAGCGTCTGGACCTGGACTTCCTCAAGACCACCACGTCCAGCCCCTATCTGGTCGGCCCTGACGGCTGGTATCTGCGTGATCCCGAGACCAACAAGCCGCTGCTGTGGGACGAGAAGACCAACAGCGCCGTGCCTCACGACACGCCCGGCGCGGTTCCCGCCCTGGAGGGCCGCTTCACCGTTTCTCATGCGATCACCCTGGGGGCCGATGAGGACCGCTGGGAACATCGGGATGTGGAGGGCGTCACCGCCTTCACTAAGTTCGTCGACCACGTGAAGGACTACACCCCCGCCTGGGGCGCCAAGGTCTGCGACGTGCCCGAAGGCCGTATCCGCAAGATCGCCAATGACTATCTGGACCATGCCTGCGTCGGCCAGACCATCGAGATCGACGGCCAAGTGATGCCCTACCGCCCGGTGGCGGTGGTGCTGGGCAAGACCGTCAACAACGGCTGGGGCGGCGCCGAATGTTGCTGGGCGCGCACCATGTTGGCCGTGCTGGTCGGCGCGCTGGAAGTGCCCGGCGGCACGGTGGGGACCACCATCCGCATCAACCGCCCGGCCGCCAACCGGCTGGAAAGCTTCGAGGGCACCCTCGACGGCTTCATGCACTACCCCTTCAATCCCACCGACAAGGACAGCTGGAAGGCCAATCCGGTCATCCGTAACGCCTATAAGATGCTGGTGCCGCTGGTGGGCAATTCGTCCTGGAGCCCGGCCCTGGGGCCGACCCAGTTCTCCTATATGTTCCTCGACGAGCCCCAGGACCAGATTCCGCGCGCCACTTTCCCGGAATTCCTGCTGGTCTACCGCACCAATCCGGTGATCTCGTTCTGGGACACCGACCGGGTGGCCAGCGTGGTGTCGCGCATGCCCTTCGTGGTGTGCTTTGCCCATACCCGCGACGAGACCAATCACTTCGCCGATATTCTGCTGCCCGACGCCACCGATCTGGAAGGCACCCAGCTCATCCGTATCGGCGGCACCAAGTTCCAAGAGCAGTTCTGGAAGACCCAGGGCTTTGCCCTGCGCCAGCCCAGCGTCAAGCCCCAGGGCGAGGCCCGCGACTTCACCGATATCGCCACCGATCTGGCGGTGCGCACCGGCCTGCTGGAAAAGTACAATGCCGCCATCAATCGGGGCTCCCACGGTGTGCCGCTGAAAGGCCCCAACTGGGATTTCAGCATTCCGCTCGACAAGGCGCCGAGCCTGGAAGAGGTGTGGGACGCGTCCTGCCGCTCGGCCTCGGCTGAACTGACCGACGGCGCCGAGTCCCAGGGACTGGACTGGTGGAAGCAGAACGGTTTCCGCACCGTCGCCTTCTCCGAGACCAACTGGTTCCTGACGCCCGCGCTCAAGGCCAAGGGTCTGCGCTATGAACTGCCCTATCAGGAGCGGCTGACCCGCATCGGCCGCCAGTTGGCCAACCGCCTGAAAGAGGCGGGGATCACTTGGTGGGATCATCAGCTGACCGAATACCGGCCGCTGATGGAATGGCACGACTTCCCCGGTTATTGGGAGCAAAGCGTCATCGAGCATGGCGGCAAGGTCGCCGACTTCCCCTTCTGGGTGGTGACCGCGCGAAGCATGCAATACGCCTGGGGCTCCAATATGCACATCCCGCTGATGCGCGAAGTGTCGGGCCATATCAAGGGCCATGACGGCGTGGTGATGAACCCCGAAGCCGCCCGCAAAGTGGGCGTCAAGGAAGGCGAGCGCATCGTGGTCACCGCGCCCACGGGCAAGAGCGTGGCGGGCCGTGTGGTGCTCTCCCAGGGCATCCGTCCCGACACTATCTTGATGATGAGCCAGTTCGACCACTGGGCCACGCCGATCGCCAAGGATTTCGACGTTCCCAGCATGAACCGGCTCACCGCAATGACCATGCAGTTGACCGATGCCACCGGATCGGCCGCCGATCTGACCCGTGTCGCCATCCGCAAGGCGCGTCCCGATGAACAGGGGAGAAGTGGTGAGAAGGGGAGGCGGGCATGA
- a CDS encoding 4Fe-4S dicluster domain-containing protein codes for MTKWAIVADLGRCVGCQTCTTACRHANATPPGVQYRKVLDMEVGTFPDVRRVFVPVGCMHCDEPPCRDVCPTTATTKRADGMVMIDYDICIGCGYCIVACPYQARYKVSKPTFAFKDQETQNERARFDERLLGVAQKCTFCVDRVDYGLANGLTPGVAPEATPACVNSCLSKALTFGDTDNPDSNVSKLLKRYKSFRMHEELGTGPNIHYLWETEDE; via the coding sequence ATGACCAAATGGGCCATCGTCGCCGATCTGGGCCGCTGCGTCGGCTGCCAGACCTGCACCACGGCGTGCCGTCACGCCAATGCCACGCCGCCCGGCGTGCAGTACCGCAAGGTGCTGGACATGGAGGTGGGCACCTTCCCCGATGTGCGCCGCGTCTTCGTTCCCGTCGGCTGCATGCATTGCGACGAGCCGCCGTGCCGCGACGTCTGTCCCACCACGGCGACCACCAAGCGCGCCGATGGCATGGTGATGATCGACTACGATATCTGCATCGGCTGCGGCTATTGCATCGTCGCCTGCCCCTATCAGGCCCGCTACAAGGTTTCCAAGCCCACCTTCGCCTTCAAGGATCAAGAGACGCAAAATGAGCGGGCGCGCTTCGACGAACGCTTGCTTGGCGTCGCGCAGAAGTGCACCTTCTGCGTCGACCGGGTCGATTACGGGCTGGCCAACGGGTTGACCCCCGGCGTGGCACCGGAAGCGACTCCCGCCTGCGTCAATTCCTGTCTGTCCAAGGCGTTGACGTTCGGCGACACCGATAATCCTGACAGCAACGTCAGCAAGCTGCTGAAGCGGTACAAATCGTTCCGCATGCACGAGGAACTCGGGACCGGTCCCAACATTCACTATTTGTGGGAGACCGAGGACGAATGA
- a CDS encoding DmsC/YnfH family molybdoenzyme membrane anchor subunit — MSEEFEDAPGMRHLGLSPWLQTAWDLRAAGNFIGGGSGTGLLIIASLGAFKGLYSPVLLLAGLALVGLGLFSVFLEIGRPLRALNVLLGAKRSWMTREAFVAAVLFPLGLAALIWPDLAKLVWIPAAAYLYCQARILEAAKGIPTWRSPLILPLTIASGLAEGAGILLLLGTLVLDGGAPEWVAGTLVATIAARIFVWMFYRRRMVGGEAPVEAAAVLIRFSMPFTLGGNVIPIAFLVLGGIQPDIRAAALAAAGLAAMAGGWALKIVIVTKAAQNQGFAINHSPARGGGESGPGFKPGWREVPKDKD, encoded by the coding sequence ATGAGCGAGGAATTCGAAGACGCCCCCGGCATGCGCCATTTGGGCCTGTCGCCGTGGCTGCAGACCGCCTGGGATCTGCGCGCCGCCGGTAACTTTATCGGCGGTGGCTCGGGCACCGGCCTGCTGATCATCGCCTCGCTGGGGGCCTTCAAGGGGCTTTACAGCCCCGTGCTGCTGCTCGCCGGTCTGGCCCTGGTGGGGCTTGGCCTGTTCTCGGTGTTTCTCGAAATCGGTCGCCCGTTGCGCGCCTTGAATGTGCTGCTGGGGGCCAAGCGCAGTTGGATGACGCGCGAGGCCTTTGTGGCCGCCGTGCTGTTCCCGCTGGGACTCGCCGCGCTGATCTGGCCCGATCTGGCCAAGCTGGTGTGGATTCCGGCTGCCGCCTATCTCTATTGCCAGGCCCGGATTCTCGAGGCCGCCAAGGGCATTCCCACCTGGCGCTCGCCCCTGATCCTGCCGCTGACCATCGCCAGCGGTCTGGCCGAGGGCGCTGGCATACTGCTGCTGCTGGGCACTTTGGTCCTGGATGGCGGAGCCCCCGAATGGGTGGCCGGAACCCTGGTGGCGACCATCGCGGCCCGCATCTTCGTCTGGATGTTCTATCGTCGCCGCATGGTGGGGGGCGAGGCCCCCGTCGAGGCGGCGGCCGTGCTGATCCGCTTTTCCATGCCCTTTACCTTGGGCGGTAACGTCATTCCCATCGCCTTCCTGGTGCTGGGTGGCATTCAGCCCGATATCCGCGCCGCCGCCCTGGCCGCCGCCGGACTGGCCGCCATGGCGGGCGGTTGGGCCTTGAAGATCGTCATCGTCACCAAGGCGGCCCAGAACCAGGGCTTCGCCATCAACCATTCCCCCGCCCGTGGCGGCGGGGAATCCGGTCCCGGTTTCAAGCCGGGCTGGCGCGAAGTGCCGAAGGACAAGGATTAA
- a CDS encoding CoA-binding protein yields the protein MVKTVDGAALGVAVGESGDDLRVGLVNTREFGMVISAGLGARDAALAEGVFAKDRAAVHASVELTDGPAFLERFKRTFAYQRLAARGAAPDAALERCFTALIDLGRSGAVEVSLDLAVDNGALRGSVASKPCVPAQKRLARPIAKIDKLIHPQKIGIIGVSASGMNFGRIILKNLMGSGCPPERLVIIRPEESEIDGVKCVASLADLPAKLDLLIVAVPSGAVYPLVDEIIATDKVHSVMLIPGGLGETEASVEPAAALAARINAAHGHGDGGPVFLGANCLGVVSHPGGYDSWFIPLERLPKPAKKAKRNSVLLSQSGAFMISRISRNPWLDPAYMLALGNQTDLTHGDMLTYFAARDDIETIGLYVEGFKDGDGLDFVRAVRKAVTSGKQVVVYKSGRTRAGAAGVMGHTASVAGDPVLFESVVRQAGAMVAEDVDTFDDLFYIAGAFHHKTITGNRLGGISGAGFEAVGIADSTVTETFRLEMGQLAPDTVAKVQEILVAKKLDSLVTVRNSIDINPGADDECHLLITEAFAQDPNIDAVVVGMDPTAPSVMALESSKLRPGWDIHNPKSSLHLFPPIVERNQKPIIAIVDGGPLYDAMAGGLMDKGVCVFRNCMRGTKALARYVEARLYAAALKA from the coding sequence ATGGTCAAGACAGTGGACGGCGCGGCGCTGGGCGTCGCGGTGGGCGAAAGCGGCGACGACCTGCGGGTCGGGCTGGTCAACACCCGCGAATTCGGCATGGTCATTTCCGCCGGATTGGGAGCGCGTGACGCCGCCCTGGCCGAAGGCGTGTTCGCCAAGGACCGCGCCGCCGTCCATGCCTCGGTGGAACTGACCGACGGCCCCGCTTTCCTGGAGCGTTTCAAGCGGACCTTCGCCTATCAGCGGCTGGCGGCACGCGGCGCGGCCCCCGATGCGGCGCTGGAGCGCTGCTTTACCGCCCTGATCGATCTGGGCCGCTCCGGGGCGGTGGAAGTCTCCCTCGATCTCGCCGTCGACAACGGGGCCTTGCGCGGTTCGGTGGCGTCCAAGCCTTGCGTGCCTGCGCAAAAGCGTCTGGCCCGTCCCATTGCCAAGATCGATAAGCTGATCCACCCCCAAAAGATCGGCATCATCGGCGTGTCGGCCAGCGGCATGAATTTCGGCCGCATCATCTTGAAGAATCTGATGGGCAGCGGCTGTCCCCCTGAGCGCCTCGTGATCATCCGCCCCGAGGAAAGCGAGATCGACGGGGTGAAATGCGTCGCCAGCCTCGCCGATCTGCCCGCCAAGTTGGACCTCTTGATCGTCGCGGTGCCGTCGGGAGCCGTCTATCCCCTGGTCGACGAGATCATCGCCACCGACAAAGTCCATTCGGTGATGCTGATCCCCGGTGGATTGGGGGAGACCGAGGCCAGTGTGGAACCTGCCGCCGCCCTGGCGGCCCGCATCAACGCCGCCCACGGCCATGGCGATGGCGGCCCGGTCTTCCTGGGTGCCAATTGCCTTGGCGTGGTCAGCCATCCCGGCGGCTATGATTCCTGGTTCATCCCCTTGGAACGCCTGCCCAAGCCCGCCAAGAAAGCCAAGCGCAATTCCGTGCTGCTGAGCCAATCTGGCGCCTTCATGATCAGCCGAATCAGCCGCAATCCCTGGCTGGACCCCGCCTATATGCTGGCGCTGGGCAATCAGACCGATCTCACCCATGGCGACATGCTGACCTATTTCGCCGCCCGCGACGATATCGAGACCATCGGCCTCTATGTGGAGGGCTTCAAGGACGGCGACGGGTTGGACTTTGTGCGCGCCGTGCGCAAGGCCGTCACTTCGGGCAAGCAGGTGGTGGTCTACAAGTCGGGCCGGACAAGGGCCGGGGCGGCTGGCGTCATGGGCCATACGGCTTCGGTGGCCGGGGATCCCGTATTGTTCGAATCCGTGGTGCGTCAGGCGGGCGCCATGGTGGCCGAGGACGTGGATACCTTTGACGACCTGTTCTATATCGCGGGCGCCTTCCACCATAAGACCATCACGGGCAATCGGCTGGGTGGCATCTCGGGCGCCGGGTTCGAGGCGGTGGGCATTGCCGATTCCACGGTGACCGAGACTTTCCGCCTGGAGATGGGGCAACTGGCGCCCGACACCGTTGCCAAGGTCCAGGAGATCCTGGTGGCCAAGAAGCTGGACTCCCTGGTGACCGTCAGGAATTCCATCGACATCAATCCGGGCGCCGATGACGAATGCCATCTGCTGATCACCGAGGCCTTTGCCCAGGACCCCAATATCGATGCCGTGGTGGTGGGCATGGACCCCACCGCGCCGTCGGTGATGGCGCTTGAAAGCAGCAAGCTGCGTCCCGGCTGGGATATCCATAATCCCAAGAGCAGCCTTCACCTCTTCCCGCCCATCGTCGAGCGCAACCAAAAGCCCATCATCGCCATCGTCGACGGCGGGCCGCTTTACGACGCCATGGCCGGTGGTCTGATGGACAAGGGCGTCTGCGTCTTCCGTAATTGCATGCGCGGCACCAAGGCGCTGGCCCGCTATGTGGAGGCCCGGCTTTACGCCGCGGCGCTAAAGGCTTAA
- a CDS encoding phenylacetate--CoA ligase, with product MSGTYMFAPEAERLDRAALKALQLQRLKALLAHAYANVAHYRAGFDAAGVVPDDLRHLEDLARFPFTVKTDLRDNYPFGLFAVPREKAVRIHASSGTTGRPTVVGYTQADIDTWADLMARSLAATGVRPGDLVHNAYGYGLFTGGLGFHYGAERLGCSVVPMSGGNTEKQIGLIMDFGARALAATPSYALNIAEVAEQMGVSLAESSLAVGVFGAEPWSESMRAELDRRLGIQACDMYGLSEIMGPGVAIECEHRVGLHGWEDHFLFEVIDPETLAPLPMGAEGELVITTLTKQALPMVRYRTRDITRLTDEPCACGRTHLRILRVTGRNDDMMIIRGVNVYPSQIEAALVGFSGVAPHYLLTLTRQGSLDHLTVEVETDDSRGEDDRAHLARQVRHHLKSLVGITAEVIVRLPGELPRSQGKAVRVRDLRKQAE from the coding sequence ATGAGCGGGACCTATATGTTTGCCCCCGAGGCGGAGCGTCTGGACCGTGCGGCCTTGAAGGCTCTGCAGTTGCAGCGGCTCAAGGCCCTTCTGGCCCATGCCTATGCCAATGTCGCTCATTACCGCGCCGGTTTCGACGCAGCCGGGGTGGTGCCGGACGATCTGCGCCATCTGGAAGATCTGGCCCGCTTTCCCTTCACGGTGAAGACCGATCTGCGCGACAACTACCCCTTCGGCCTGTTCGCGGTGCCCAGGGAAAAGGCGGTGCGCATCCACGCCAGTTCCGGCACCACCGGGCGGCCCACCGTGGTGGGCTATACCCAGGCCGATATCGACACCTGGGCCGATCTGATGGCCCGCTCCCTGGCGGCCACCGGGGTGCGGCCGGGCGATCTGGTGCACAACGCCTATGGCTATGGGCTGTTCACCGGGGGGCTGGGCTTTCATTACGGGGCCGAGCGCCTGGGCTGTTCCGTGGTGCCCATGTCGGGGGGCAATACGGAAAAGCAGATCGGCCTGATCATGGATTTTGGCGCCCGCGCCCTGGCCGCCACGCCGTCCTATGCGCTCAACATCGCCGAGGTGGCCGAGCAGATGGGAGTCAGCCTGGCTGAATCCTCCCTGGCGGTGGGCGTGTTCGGCGCCGAGCCGTGGAGCGAGTCCATGCGTGCCGAACTGGACCGGCGTCTCGGCATCCAGGCCTGTGACATGTATGGCTTGTCCGAGATCATGGGGCCGGGCGTGGCCATCGAATGCGAGCATCGGGTGGGGCTGCACGGCTGGGAGGATCACTTCCTGTTCGAGGTCATCGATCCCGAGACGCTTGCCCCGCTGCCCATGGGGGCCGAGGGCGAGTTGGTCATCACCACGCTGACCAAGCAGGCCCTGCCCATGGTGCGCTACCGCACCCGCGACATCACGCGCCTGACCGACGAGCCTTGCGCCTGTGGCCGCACCCATTTGCGCATCCTGCGCGTCACGGGCCGCAACGACGATATGATGATCATCAGAGGCGTCAACGTCTATCCCAGCCAGATCGAGGCGGCGCTGGTGGGCTTTTCCGGCGTGGCGCCCCATTACCTGCTGACGCTGACCCGTCAGGGCTCGCTGGATCACCTCACCGTGGAGGTGGAGACCGACGACAGCCGGGGCGAGGACGACCGCGCCCATCTGGCCCGTCAGGTCCGCCACCACCTCAAGTCCCTGGTGGGGATCACGGCGGAAGTGATCGTGCGCCTGCCCGGCGAATTGCCGCGTTCGCAGGGCAAAGCGGTGCGGGTCCGGGATTTGAGGAAGCAGGCGGAGTAG
- a CDS encoding c-type cytochrome has translation MKTRLLTLALLLAVPSALAHGTMVAFFGGQIAESGEYRAEFAVRDGSIRVWLRDHDDKPVKATGKATLLLGGQKLEADLTPKGDGLIASVPVKAKDKLTAVLGLNVDSKPVSLRFQQAEVVMPAVSGAAEAGRVAFEAVCATCHGSALRGTDGGPPLLHEFYALGSAHGDDVILAAMNEGAKSHMWKFGDMPKPQGLKDGQDKEVLAYIRAVQTANGLGGSPADAHSGHGHH, from the coding sequence ATGAAGACACGCCTTCTTACCCTCGCCCTCCTGCTGGCGGTGCCCTCGGCCCTGGCCCACGGCACCATGGTGGCCTTCTTCGGCGGCCAAATCGCCGAAAGCGGCGAGTACCGCGCCGAATTCGCGGTGCGTGACGGAAGCATCCGCGTCTGGCTCAGGGATCACGACGACAAGCCGGTCAAGGCCACTGGCAAGGCCACCTTGCTGCTGGGCGGCCAAAAGTTGGAGGCCGACCTGACCCCCAAGGGCGACGGATTGATCGCTTCCGTGCCGGTCAAGGCGAAGGACAAGCTGACCGCCGTGCTGGGCCTGAACGTGGACTCAAAGCCCGTGTCGCTGCGCTTCCAACAGGCGGAAGTGGTGATGCCCGCCGTCTCCGGCGCGGCGGAGGCGGGGCGTGTGGCCTTCGAGGCGGTCTGCGCCACCTGTCATGGCAGTGCGCTGCGCGGTACCGATGGCGGTCCGCCCCTGCTGCATGAGTTCTACGCCCTGGGCTCGGCCCATGGCGACGACGTGATCCTGGCGGCCATGAACGAGGGCGCCAAGTCGCATATGTGGAAATTCGGCGACATGCCCAAGCCCCAGGGCCTCAAAGACGGTCAGGACAAGGAGGTGCTGGCCTATATCCGCGCCGTGCAGACGGCCAACGGGCTGGGCGGAAGCCCTGCCGATGCCCATTCCGGGCACGGGCATCATTGA